A window of the Bos indicus x Bos taurus breed Angus x Brahman F1 hybrid chromosome X, Bos_hybrid_MaternalHap_v2.0, whole genome shotgun sequence genome harbors these coding sequences:
- the TCEANC gene encoding transcription elongation factor A N-terminal and central domain-containing protein codes for MYDGAAPGKHKLENLESPFFLAAQTMSDKNQIAARVSLIEQLMSQRNFEDLGHHLTVLETLHVTPEHLQETGVVRAVYRVLKNCPTGALKQKAKRLLSEWKALYKDTLCKPEGSPKRFPPGGSQEENRGLPPDPNQEEEVRGGSRYNCLVTSQDVAGSVETIMPEDSCSRVETKAVPLSAWDPQSTDLAESGQLDPIVPVRARCTELLYEALTASSPSQPRAHVWSNLAQEIEAHVFALHPKNLQKYKTCIRSKVANLKNPRNSHLQQNLLSGTMSPREFAKMTAMEMASQELKQLRASYTKSALREHYLPQVVEGTPTRKIKCERCEKFNCQVTVIPRGTLFLPSWVRNAGPDEEMMTYVICNECGEQWYHSKWVCL; via the coding sequence ATGTATGACGGAGCTGCGCCTGGCAAACACAAGCTTGAGAACCTGGAAAGCCCTTTTTTCTTGGCAGCTCAAACGATGTCTGACAAGAACCAGATAGCGGCCAGAGTTTCCCTTATCGAGCAGCTGATGTCTCAAAGGAATTTTGAGGATCTCGGCCATCACCTCACTGTGCTGGAAACTCTGCATGTAACTCCAGAGCACCTTCAGGAGACGGGGGTGGTCAGGGCGGTGTACAGAGTCCTCAAAAACTGCCCCACAGGGGCTTTGAAGCAGAAAGCCAAGCGTTTGCTGTCAGAATGGAAAGCGCTGTATAAGGATACTCTCTGCAAGCCAGAGGGCAGCCCTAAACGATTTCCTCCGGGTGGAAGTCAAGAAGAAAATCGAGGACTTCCTCCTGACCCAAATCAGGAGGAGGAGGTACGGGGTGGCTCAAGGTATAATTGTCTGGTCACATCCCAAGATGTGGCGGGATCTGTTGAAACGATCATGCCGGAAGACAGCTGCAGCAGAGTGGAGACTAAGGCAGTGCCTCTCAGTGCCTGGGACCCTCAGTCCACCGACCTGGCAGAGAGTGGGCAGCTGGACCCCATAGTGCCTGTGAGAGCCAGATGCACAGAGCTGCTGTACGAAGCTCTAActgcttcctccccatcccagcccagAGCCCACGTGTGGTCCAACTTGGCACAAGAAATCGAAGCACACGTTTTTGCCCTTCACCCTAAGAACctccaaaaatacaaaacatgCATCCGCAGCAAAGTGGCCAATCTAAAGAACCCCCGCAATTCTCACTTACAGCAGAACTTGCTCTCTGGGACCATGTCTCCGAGAGAATTTGCCAAAATGACCGCCATGGAGATGGCCAGCCAGGAACTGAAGCAGTTGAGAGCCTCCTACACGAAATCTGCCTTACGGGAACATTACCTGCCCCAAGTGGTGGAGGGCACACCGACGAGGAAAATAAAATGCGAGCGCTGTGAGAAATTCAACTGCCAGGTCACTGTCATCCCCAGAGGGACACTCTTCCTTCCAAGTTGGGTGCGGAATGCAGGCCCAGATGAAGAAATGATGACCTATGTCATCTGCAATGAATGTGGGGAGCAGTGGTATCATAGCAAGTGGGTGTGCTTgtga